A DNA window from Methylocystis heyeri contains the following coding sequences:
- a CDS encoding GNAT family N-acetyltransferase, with product MALFGVSLSRRYLPVRGEGVYLRLSETGDYQEWAELREKSRAFLTPWEPLWPADDLTRASFRNRVRRHADEMARDEAYSFFVFREEDDALLGGLSLGHVRRGVSQAATLGYWMGEPYAGRGYMSRAVRAVIGYAFKIQGLHRIEAACLPSNEPSKRLLERVGFQQEGYARAYLNINGQWRDHLLFALLESDPPPLRTPGQR from the coding sequence ATGGCGCTTTTCGGCGTCTCCCTCAGTCGGCGCTATCTTCCGGTTCGGGGCGAGGGCGTTTATCTCCGCCTTTCGGAAACCGGCGACTATCAGGAATGGGCGGAACTGAGAGAAAAAAGCCGCGCCTTTCTGACCCCTTGGGAGCCCTTGTGGCCGGCCGACGACCTCACGCGGGCGAGCTTCCGCAACCGCGTGCGGCGCCATGCCGACGAAATGGCCCGCGACGAAGCCTATTCCTTCTTCGTTTTTCGGGAAGAAGACGACGCGCTGCTGGGCGGCCTGTCGCTCGGCCATGTGCGGCGCGGCGTTTCGCAGGCGGCGACGCTCGGCTATTGGATGGGCGAGCCCTATGCCGGCAGAGGCTATATGAGCCGCGCCGTGCGCGCGGTCATCGGTTACGCTTTCAAGATCCAGGGCCTGCATCGCATCGAGGCCGCCTGCCTGCCCTCCAACGAGCCTTCGAAGCGACTGCTCGAGCGCGTGGGGTTCCAGCAGGAGGGCTACGCAAGAGCCTATCTCAATATAAACGGCCAGTGGCGCGACCATCTGCTCTTTGCGCTGCTCGAAAGCGATCCGCCGCCCCTGCGCACGCCGGGGCAGAGATAA
- a CDS encoding formaldehyde-activating enzyme, whose protein sequence is MSGIWLATGEATVLAADGQYTDAMPEVMIGNVKGPVGHAFASMAGQVAGHPRMFVIRDLNQQVRPATMMTTKMTVRSEAYVELLGGVVQAATGDAIIDCVAEGILPKAEAGELCMVIMVWLDPRCATDENLDRKDLYRTNYEATKLAISRAVKGEPTIDELIKNRKTISHYALEGVFDV, encoded by the coding sequence ATGAGCGGGATCTGGCTGGCGACGGGCGAGGCGACGGTATTGGCGGCGGACGGGCAATATACCGACGCCATGCCCGAGGTGATGATCGGCAACGTCAAGGGGCCGGTGGGACACGCCTTCGCCTCGATGGCGGGGCAGGTGGCCGGGCATCCGCGCATGTTCGTGATCAGGGACCTCAACCAGCAGGTGCGTCCCGCCACCATGATGACCACCAAGATGACGGTGAGGTCGGAGGCTTATGTGGAGCTGCTCGGCGGCGTGGTTCAGGCCGCGACCGGCGACGCGATCATCGATTGCGTGGCGGAGGGCATTCTGCCCAAGGCGGAAGCCGGCGAGCTCTGCATGGTCATCATGGTCTGGCTCGATCCCCGCTGCGCGACCGACGAGAACCTGGACCGCAAGGATCTCTACCGCACCAATTACGAGGCGACCAAGCTCGCGATTTCGCGCGCCGTCAAGGGCGAGCCGACCATCGACGAGCTGATCAAGAACCGCAAGACGATCTCGCATTACGCGCTGGAAGGCGTGTTCGACGTTTAA
- a CDS encoding DNA-binding domain-containing protein, with amino-acid sequence MNLKELQSLFQAAVLAGDEEDAAVLGAVSAQGGADKPTKFGVYVSAYRIRLAEYLDEDYPTLRALVGDDVFEALVEEYIAANPSRDRNARWYASRLPEFMRQHEEWRFDLPAIGMAMFERALTDAFDAADAPVLSIETLADFSPEDWPRLSFSFHPSFRLLEVAAGTLDAYIALNSDEGEEIPPPEEGLEAVAVWRSNHDPLYRGLEADEFLALNEARAGQSFGEICQMVAFQNEEQPAAERLAQFLVSWFSEGLVTGAELAVA; translated from the coding sequence GTGAACCTCAAGGAGCTCCAAAGCCTTTTTCAGGCTGCAGTCCTCGCCGGCGACGAGGAAGACGCCGCTGTTCTCGGCGCGGTCTCGGCGCAAGGCGGCGCCGACAAGCCCACCAAATTCGGCGTTTACGTCAGCGCCTACCGCATCCGGCTCGCCGAATATCTCGACGAGGACTACCCGACGCTGCGCGCGCTGGTCGGGGATGACGTCTTCGAGGCGCTGGTCGAAGAATATATCGCCGCCAATCCCTCCCGGGATCGAAACGCCCGCTGGTACGCCTCGCGACTGCCCGAATTCATGCGCCAGCATGAAGAATGGCGCTTCGACCTGCCCGCCATCGGCATGGCCATGTTCGAACGGGCGTTGACCGACGCATTCGACGCCGCCGACGCTCCCGTTCTCTCGATCGAGACCCTGGCCGATTTTTCGCCCGAGGACTGGCCGAGGCTCAGTTTCAGCTTCCATCCCAGCTTTCGCTTGCTGGAAGTCGCCGCCGGCACGCTCGACGCATATATCGCGCTGAACTCGGACGAGGGCGAAGAAATCCCGCCGCCGGAGGAAGGATTGGAGGCTGTCGCGGTGTGGCGCTCCAATCACGATCCTCTCTACCGAGGTCTCGAGGCCGATGAGTTTCTGGCGCTCAACGAGGCGCGCGCCGGCCAGTCCTTCGGCGAAATCTGCCAGATGGTCGCGTTCCAGAACGAAGAACAGCCCGCCGCCGAGCGCCTCGCACAGTTTCTCGTAAGCTGGTTTTCGGAAGGGTTGGTGACGGGAGCGGAGCTGGCTGTGGCGTGA
- a CDS encoding DUF692 domain-containing protein, giving the protein MDPLPRLGYGLGLRPVYYEEILSEKPAVDWFEIISENYMIPGGRPLAMLERVRADYPIVMHGVSMSLASTDPLDFDYLAALKALAERIEPAWVSDHLAWTGVRGVNLHDLLPIPYTAEALDHVVERILRVQDFLGRPLVVENPSTYVSFAESEMEEWEFVSAMTERADCMLLLDVNNVAVSAFNHGFDASRYIDAIAPSRVAQMHMAGFTDNETHRIDTHDQPVSEEVWSLYALARRRFGDVSAMIERDDNFPPFAELLAELQRMRDIDAALPAPEQRSRA; this is encoded by the coding sequence ATGGACCCGCTTCCTCGCCTGGGCTACGGCCTGGGTCTAAGACCAGTCTATTACGAAGAAATTCTGTCGGAGAAGCCGGCGGTCGACTGGTTCGAGATCATTTCCGAGAATTACATGATCCCCGGCGGCAGGCCGCTGGCGATGCTGGAACGCGTGCGCGCCGATTACCCGATCGTCATGCACGGCGTTTCGATGTCGCTCGCCTCGACCGATCCGCTCGATTTCGACTATCTCGCGGCGCTGAAAGCGCTCGCCGAGCGCATCGAGCCGGCCTGGGTGTCGGACCATCTCGCCTGGACCGGGGTGCGGGGCGTCAATCTGCACGACCTTCTGCCGATCCCCTATACGGCGGAAGCGCTCGACCATGTCGTGGAGCGAATCCTCCGGGTGCAGGATTTTCTCGGGCGCCCGCTCGTCGTCGAGAACCCCTCCACCTATGTTTCTTTCGCAGAATCGGAAATGGAGGAATGGGAGTTCGTCTCGGCAATGACGGAACGGGCCGACTGCATGCTGCTGCTGGACGTCAACAACGTAGCCGTGTCCGCCTTCAACCACGGCTTCGACGCCAGCCGTTATATCGACGCGATTGCTCCCTCCCGCGTCGCTCAAATGCATATGGCGGGCTTCACCGACAACGAAACCCATCGCATCGACACCCACGACCAGCCCGTGAGCGAAGAGGTGTGGTCGCTCTACGCCCTGGCCCGGCGGCGCTTCGGCGACGTCTCGGCCATGATCGAGCGCGACGACAATTTCCCGCCTTTCGCCGAACTGCTCGCGGAACTGCAGCGCATGCGCGACATAGACGCGGCTCTTCCCGCGCCGGAGCAGCGGAGCCGCGCGTGA
- the rpsA gene encoding 30S ribosomal protein S1: MSSATAQRAPSRDDFAALLDESYGGSDALEGSVIKGRVVGIEKDVAVIDIGLKTEGRVPLKEFTGFGRDPAPQVGEEVEVYLERIENALGEAVISREKARREESWVKLEKAFESNEKVEGVIFNQVKGGFTVDLDSAVAFLPRSQVDIRPIRDAAPLMNVPQPFHILKMDRRRGNIVVSRRTVLEESRAEQRHEIVANLEEGQVIEGVVKNITDYGAFVDLGGIDGLLHVTDIAWRRVNHPSEVLTIGQTVRVKIIKINHETHRISLGMKQLLEDPWQGIEAKYPIGAKFHGRVTNITDYGAFVELEPGIEGLVHVSEMSWTKKNVHPGKIVSTSQEVDVQVLEVDPVKRRISLGLKQCLQNPWEAFAEKHPVGSIVEGEVKNKTEFGLFIGLDGDVDGMVHLSDLDWNRPGEQVIEEYKKGDVIKAQVLDVDIEKERISLGVKQLAGDPFATASVEDGGTVEIKKGAVVTSEVIEVKESGIDVKIVGTDLTTFVKRAELARDRADQRPERFAVGEKVDVRVTLFDRKARKIAVSIKALEMAEEKEAIAQYGSADSGASLGDILGAALKAREGEAAKKKGKGEE; the protein is encoded by the coding sequence ATGTCATCCGCAACTGCCCAGCGCGCCCCGTCGCGCGACGATTTCGCCGCCCTGCTCGATGAAAGCTACGGCGGCTCCGACGCCTTGGAAGGTTCCGTCATCAAGGGCCGCGTGGTCGGGATAGAAAAAGACGTCGCCGTCATCGACATCGGACTGAAGACCGAAGGCCGCGTCCCCCTGAAAGAATTCACCGGCTTTGGCCGCGATCCCGCTCCGCAGGTGGGCGAGGAGGTTGAGGTCTATCTGGAGCGCATCGAAAACGCGCTCGGCGAGGCCGTCATCTCGCGCGAGAAGGCGCGCCGCGAAGAGAGCTGGGTCAAGCTCGAGAAGGCCTTCGAGAGCAACGAGAAGGTCGAAGGCGTCATCTTCAACCAGGTCAAGGGCGGCTTCACGGTCGATCTCGACAGCGCCGTCGCCTTCCTGCCGCGCAGCCAGGTCGACATCCGCCCGATCCGCGACGCCGCGCCGCTGATGAACGTGCCGCAGCCGTTCCACATCCTCAAGATGGACCGCCGCCGCGGCAATATCGTCGTGTCGCGCCGCACGGTTCTCGAGGAGAGCCGCGCCGAGCAGCGTCACGAGATCGTCGCCAACCTCGAAGAGGGGCAGGTGATCGAGGGCGTCGTCAAGAACATCACCGATTACGGCGCCTTCGTGGATCTCGGCGGCATCGACGGTCTGCTGCATGTGACCGACATCGCCTGGCGCCGCGTCAACCATCCGTCCGAAGTGCTCACGATCGGCCAGACCGTTCGCGTGAAGATCATCAAGATCAATCACGAGACCCACCGCATTTCGCTCGGCATGAAGCAGTTGCTGGAAGATCCCTGGCAGGGCATCGAGGCCAAATATCCGATCGGCGCCAAGTTCCACGGCCGCGTGACCAACATCACCGATTACGGCGCCTTCGTGGAGCTGGAGCCGGGCATCGAGGGACTGGTTCACGTCTCCGAAATGTCCTGGACCAAGAAGAACGTCCATCCCGGCAAGATCGTTTCGACCAGCCAGGAAGTCGACGTTCAGGTGCTCGAGGTCGATCCGGTCAAGCGCCGCATCTCCCTCGGCCTCAAGCAGTGCCTGCAGAATCCCTGGGAAGCCTTCGCCGAGAAGCATCCGGTGGGCTCGATCGTCGAAGGCGAGGTCAAGAACAAGACCGAGTTCGGCCTCTTCATCGGCCTCGACGGCGACGTGGACGGCATGGTCCATCTCTCCGATCTCGACTGGAACCGTCCGGGCGAGCAGGTGATCGAGGAATACAAGAAGGGCGACGTCATCAAGGCGCAGGTTCTCGACGTCGACATCGAGAAGGAGCGCATCTCGCTCGGCGTCAAGCAGCTTGCGGGCGATCCCTTCGCCACCGCCAGCGTCGAGGACGGCGGCACGGTCGAGATCAAGAAGGGCGCCGTGGTCACCTCCGAGGTGATCGAGGTCAAGGAGTCCGGCATCGACGTCAAGATCGTCGGCACCGACCTCACGACCTTCGTCAAGCGCGCCGAGCTGGCGCGTGACCGGGCCGACCAGCGCCCCGAGCGTTTCGCCGTCGGCGAGAAGGTCGATGTCCGCGTCACCCTGTTCGACCGCAAGGCGCGCAAGATCGCCGTGTCGATCAAGGCGCTTGAAATGGCCGAGGAGAAGGAAGCCATCGCTCAATATGGCTCCGCCGACTCGGGCGCTTCGCTCGGCGACATCCTCGGCGCCGCCCTTAAGGCGCGCGAAGGCGAGGCCGCCAAGAAAAAGGGGAAAGGCGAGGAATAA
- the rpsD gene encoding 30S ribosomal protein S4: MTKRSEAKYKIDRRMGQNIWGRPKSPVNRREYGPGQHGQRRKGKPSDFGTQLKAKQKLKGYYGNISEKQFRKYYAEAIRLKGDSSDNLIGLLERRLDAVVYRAKFVSTVFAARQFVNHGHIRVNGRRVNIPSYLVKPGDVIEVKESSKQSVVVLEAVALTERDVPEYYEVDHSKMTAKLTRVPHATEVPYPVHMEPNLVIEYYSR; encoded by the coding sequence GTGACAAAGCGCTCGGAAGCCAAGTATAAAATCGACCGCCGTATGGGCCAGAACATCTGGGGCCGCCCGAAGAGCCCCGTGAACCGCCGCGAATACGGCCCCGGCCAGCACGGTCAGCGCCGCAAGGGCAAGCCCTCCGACTTCGGCACCCAGCTCAAGGCCAAGCAGAAGCTCAAGGGTTATTACGGCAATATCTCCGAGAAGCAGTTCCGCAAATATTACGCCGAGGCCATCCGTCTCAAGGGCGACTCCTCGGACAATCTGATCGGCCTGCTCGAGCGCCGTCTCGACGCGGTGGTCTATCGCGCCAAATTCGTCTCCACCGTCTTCGCCGCGCGCCAGTTCGTCAACCACGGCCATATCCGGGTCAACGGCCGCCGCGTGAACATTCCGTCCTATCTCGTCAAGCCGGGCGACGTGATCGAGGTCAAGGAAAGCTCCAAGCAGTCGGTGGTGGTTCTCGAGGCGGTCGCTCTTACCGAGCGCGACGTGCCGGAGTATTACGAGGTCGACCACAGCAAGATGACCGCCAAGCTGACCCGCGTGCCCCACGCCACCGAGGTGCCTTATCCGGTGCATATGGAGCCCAATCTGGTCATCGAATATTATTCGCGCTGA
- a CDS encoding DsbA family protein, translating into MTKTKFSLTRRAVLAGSISAAAIASTAAFAQKAANGATKVSLAELMAPNALPDIVQGKADAPVTIVEYASMTCGHCAAFHREVYPALKKDYIETGKIKFILREFPLDPIATAAFMLARSLGDDKRDAAVDLLFAQQKNWAFTETPVEGLEGVVKQAGIGQAQFESTLKDTDLQKKIVSIRDRAAEKFGVNATPTFFINGVKFSGEMKVSELDKVISEAAKAPAEAGK; encoded by the coding sequence ATGACGAAGACCAAATTTTCGCTCACTCGCCGCGCCGTTCTCGCCGGGTCCATTTCCGCCGCGGCGATCGCGTCGACAGCCGCCTTTGCGCAGAAGGCCGCCAATGGCGCGACCAAAGTGTCCCTTGCGGAATTGATGGCTCCCAACGCCCTGCCGGATATCGTCCAGGGCAAGGCCGACGCGCCGGTCACCATCGTGGAATATGCGTCGATGACCTGCGGTCATTGCGCCGCCTTCCATCGCGAGGTCTATCCTGCGCTCAAGAAGGATTACATCGAGACCGGCAAGATCAAGTTCATCCTGCGGGAATTTCCGCTCGACCCGATCGCCACCGCGGCCTTCATGCTCGCTCGCTCGCTCGGCGACGACAAGCGTGACGCGGCGGTCGATCTGCTTTTCGCGCAGCAGAAGAACTGGGCCTTCACCGAAACGCCGGTCGAAGGACTCGAGGGCGTCGTAAAGCAGGCTGGAATCGGCCAGGCCCAGTTCGAGTCGACGCTCAAGGACACCGACCTGCAAAAGAAGATCGTGTCGATACGCGATCGCGCCGCCGAGAAGTTCGGGGTCAACGCCACGCCCACTTTCTTCATCAACGGCGTGAAATTTTCCGGCGAGATGAAGGTTTCGGAACTCGACAAGGTCATTTCCGAGGCGGCCAAGGCGCCGGCGGAAGCGGGCAAGTAA
- the recR gene encoding recombination mediator RecR, translating to MAAPVAGPEIERLVQLLARLPGLGPRSARRAALHLIKKREELLGPLSEAMRVAHERIVTCSTCGNIDTSDPCTICRDVRRDRSLLVVVETVSDLWALERAGLLRARYHVLGGVLSPLDGVGPDDLNIAGLVERLRGGEVRETIIAVNATVDGQTTAHYIADLIAPLSVKTTRLAHGVPVGGELDYLDEGTLAAALERRTVF from the coding sequence ATGGCGGCGCCTGTCGCAGGACCGGAAATCGAGCGGCTGGTGCAGCTCCTCGCGCGCCTGCCCGGCCTTGGGCCGCGGTCGGCGCGCCGGGCGGCGCTGCATCTCATCAAGAAACGCGAGGAACTGCTCGGTCCGCTGAGCGAAGCCATGCGGGTCGCGCATGAACGCATCGTGACTTGCTCGACCTGCGGCAATATCGACACCAGCGATCCCTGCACCATCTGCCGCGACGTCCGGCGGGACAGGAGCCTGCTCGTCGTGGTCGAGACCGTTTCGGATCTGTGGGCCCTGGAGCGCGCCGGGCTGCTCCGCGCGCGCTACCATGTGCTGGGCGGCGTGCTTTCGCCGCTCGACGGGGTCGGGCCGGACGATCTCAATATCGCGGGGCTGGTCGAAAGATTGCGCGGCGGCGAAGTCCGCGAAACGATCATCGCGGTCAACGCGACCGTCGACGGCCAGACGACCGCCCATTATATCGCCGATCTGATCGCGCCTCTCAGCGTGAAGACCACCCGACTGGCCCATGGCGTGCCGGTCGGCGGCGAACTCGATTATCTCGACGAAGGGACCCTCGCCGCGGCGCTGGAGCGGCGCACGGTTTTCTGA
- a CDS encoding YbaB/EbfC family nucleoid-associated protein, whose protein sequence is MDFMGMMKQAQALQAKMAEAQAELEALEVEGEAGAGVVRITLTAKGDLKGLSIDPSLLKPEEKEILEDLIVSAHAQARAKAEAATAEKMKSVTGGLQLPPGLKLPF, encoded by the coding sequence ATGGATTTCATGGGCATGATGAAACAGGCTCAAGCCCTGCAGGCGAAAATGGCCGAGGCGCAGGCGGAGCTGGAAGCCCTGGAGGTGGAAGGCGAAGCCGGGGCCGGCGTCGTGAGGATCACGCTCACCGCCAAGGGAGACCTCAAAGGCCTGTCGATCGACCCGAGCCTGCTGAAGCCCGAGGAAAAAGAAATTCTCGAAGACCTGATCGTCTCCGCCCATGCCCAGGCCCGCGCCAAGGCCGAGGCTGCGACCGCCGAGAAGATGAAATCGGTCACCGGCGGATTGCAGCTGCCGCCCGGCCTCAAACTGCCTTTCTGA
- a CDS encoding DNA polymerase III subunit gamma/tau: protein MNQEPPESEAPSSSAAPPPSGVAPAYRVLARKYRPSSFADLIGQEPMVRTLQNAFDLDRIHQAYLLTGVRGVGKTTTARILARAFNYELPEKDGRPAVTRPTIHMDELGVHCQAIIESRHVDVLEMDAASHTGIDDVREIIDNARYRPVMARTKVYIIDEVHMLSKAAFNGLLKTLEEPPEHVKFIFATTEIDKVPVTVRSRCQRFDLRRIDAALLSEHLRRICDLEGVSIEAEALAMIARAAEGSVRDSLSLLDQAIAHGGASIRAEDLRAMLGVADKAKVIDLFEAVMAGDIAAALRLLEDQYDGGADPAQVVQELAEFTHLATRMKVAPDTAESAALTPEESRRGQAAADRLSIPVLSRAWQILSKGVEELRSSQTPLAAADMVLVRLAHAAELPPLDEALRRLGLGAGQAAARGAVAPQSVRASPAPAPRAAAPAQATRLAEPSPRALQATAAPVPRGALPATFEALVALAAEKRDALLKIALESQVRLVRYEPGRLEFELAPNGDPQLAQTLMQRLQLWTGERWMVSVVKSGGQPTLSERREAKERERRSGLEADPVIASVLAHFPGAQIIAIRGKDNGDAAGAPLADAEADYSDPVDDNDD, encoded by the coding sequence ATGAACCAAGAGCCCCCTGAATCGGAGGCGCCATCCTCGAGCGCCGCGCCGCCGCCTTCCGGCGTTGCGCCCGCCTATCGCGTGCTGGCCCGAAAATACCGCCCGAGCAGTTTCGCCGATCTCATCGGCCAGGAACCCATGGTGCGGACCCTTCAGAACGCTTTTGATCTGGACCGCATCCATCAGGCCTATCTGCTGACGGGCGTGCGCGGCGTCGGCAAGACCACCACCGCGCGCATTCTGGCGCGCGCCTTCAATTACGAACTGCCCGAGAAGGACGGCCGCCCGGCCGTGACGCGGCCTACGATCCACATGGACGAGCTCGGCGTCCACTGCCAGGCGATCATCGAATCGCGGCATGTGGACGTGCTGGAAATGGACGCTGCGTCCCATACCGGCATCGACGACGTGCGCGAGATCATCGACAACGCCCGCTACCGGCCGGTGATGGCGCGCACCAAGGTCTACATCATCGACGAAGTGCACATGCTCTCCAAGGCCGCCTTCAACGGCCTCTTGAAAACCCTGGAGGAGCCGCCGGAGCACGTCAAATTCATCTTCGCCACCACCGAAATCGACAAGGTGCCGGTGACGGTGCGCTCGCGCTGCCAGCGTTTCGACCTGCGGCGCATCGACGCCGCCCTGCTGAGCGAGCATCTGCGCAGGATCTGCGATCTCGAAGGCGTCTCCATCGAAGCCGAAGCGCTGGCGATGATCGCCCGCGCCGCCGAAGGTTCGGTGCGCGACTCCCTTTCGCTGCTGGATCAGGCCATCGCCCATGGCGGGGCGAGCATCCGCGCGGAGGATCTGCGGGCGATGCTGGGAGTCGCGGACAAGGCGAAAGTCATCGATCTGTTCGAGGCGGTGATGGCGGGCGACATCGCCGCCGCGCTGCGCTTGCTCGAGGACCAGTACGACGGCGGCGCCGATCCTGCGCAAGTGGTGCAGGAACTGGCGGAGTTCACCCATCTCGCGACGCGCATGAAGGTCGCGCCCGACACGGCCGAATCGGCCGCGCTGACGCCGGAGGAGAGCCGCCGGGGCCAGGCCGCCGCCGATCGCCTCTCGATCCCGGTCCTGTCCCGCGCCTGGCAGATTTTGTCCAAAGGGGTCGAAGAGCTGCGCAGCTCGCAAACGCCTCTGGCCGCCGCCGACATGGTTCTGGTGCGGCTCGCCCACGCCGCCGAACTGCCCCCGCTCGACGAGGCCCTCCGCCGCCTCGGCCTGGGGGCGGGACAGGCCGCCGCGCGCGGGGCCGTCGCCCCGCAGAGCGTTCGCGCCTCTCCGGCGCCCGCACCGCGCGCCGCCGCTCCGGCGCAGGCGACACGCCTCGCCGAACCCTCTCCCCGCGCCCTGCAGGCCACGGCCGCTCCCGTCCCCCGCGGCGCGCTCCCGGCGACTTTCGAAGCGCTCGTCGCTCTCGCGGCGGAAAAGCGCGACGCGCTGCTTAAAATCGCCCTCGAATCGCAGGTTCGGCTGGTGCGCTACGAGCCCGGCAGGCTCGAATTCGAGCTTGCGCCGAACGGCGATCCCCAGCTTGCGCAAACGCTGATGCAGCGGTTGCAGCTTTGGACCGGCGAACGCTGGATGGTTTCGGTCGTTAAATCTGGCGGCCAGCCGACGCTGAGCGAGCGCCGCGAGGCCAAAGAGCGCGAGCGCCGCAGCGGCCTCGAGGCGGACCCGGTGATCGCCAGCGTGCTGGCGCATTTTCCGGGCGCGCAGATCATAGCCATACGGGGCAAGGACAATGGCGACGCCGCCGGCGCGCCGCTGGCCGACGCCGAAGCGGATTACAGCGATCCCGTCGATGACAACGACGATTAA
- the pssA gene encoding CDP-diacylglycerol--serine O-phosphatidyltransferase: MSEEKSFDFSFGSLSPLERRRLRFRNIPIRVVLPNLVTLLALCMGLTAIRFAVDGRFETAVLAVMAAAVLDGLDGRLARALKGTSRFGAELDSLADFVDFGVAPALLLYFWALHEIKDFGWFAALAFAIACALRLARFNVMAENPARPAWHADFFVGMPSPAGAVTALLPLYLHLSAMELPTSKGFVVIYILYVLLIAFLMASPIPHLSGKRVGKISRDLIIPLLFGAGVTLLLLAIYPMEVLTVLSVAYLAAIPFGLRRYNALARAEAEKPKAEDAGLAPPGAA, from the coding sequence ATGAGCGAAGAAAAATCTTTCGACTTCTCCTTCGGCTCGTTGAGCCCGCTGGAGCGGCGCCGCCTGCGCTTTCGCAATATTCCGATCCGCGTGGTGCTGCCCAATCTCGTCACGCTGCTGGCGCTGTGCATGGGTCTGACCGCGATCCGCTTCGCGGTCGACGGCCGCTTTGAAACCGCCGTGCTCGCGGTCATGGCCGCTGCGGTGCTGGACGGGCTCGACGGCAGGCTCGCGCGCGCCCTTAAAGGAACCTCGCGTTTTGGAGCCGAGCTCGATTCGCTCGCCGATTTCGTGGATTTCGGCGTGGCGCCGGCCCTGCTGCTCTATTTCTGGGCCCTGCATGAGATCAAGGATTTCGGCTGGTTCGCCGCTCTCGCCTTCGCCATCGCCTGCGCCCTGAGGCTCGCGCGCTTCAATGTGATGGCGGAGAACCCGGCCCGTCCCGCCTGGCACGCCGACTTCTTCGTGGGCATGCCCTCCCCGGCCGGCGCTGTGACCGCGCTGCTGCCGCTCTATCTGCATCTTTCCGCCATGGAGCTTCCGACCTCCAAGGGCTTCGTGGTCATCTACATTCTTTACGTGCTGCTGATCGCCTTTCTGATGGCCAGCCCGATCCCGCATCTGTCCGGGAAGCGCGTCGGCAAGATTTCTCGCGACCTCATCATTCCGCTGCTGTTCGGCGCCGGCGTGACCCTGCTGCTGCTGGCGATCTATCCGATGGAGGTCCTCACCGTCCTCAGCGTCGCCTATCTCGCGGCGATTCCCTTCGGCCTGCGGCGCTATAACGCCCTTGCGCGGGCGGAGGCCGAGAAACCCAAGGCGGAAGACGCCGGCCTTGCGCCTCCCGGGGCGGCCTGA
- a CDS encoding phosphatidylserine decarboxylase, which translates to MERAAGDLSPGSAGRRPGPAFRSGATARAQGAKARERDFMSVIDSVRKSLVPVHPEGYIFIAGFAIVAFVLHWLSPTLGWIGFIATAWCVYFFRDPPRVTPLREGLVVSPADGVICSIGFFLPPAELGLGAEPMQRVSVFMSVFDCHVNRAPITGRIARIAYRPGLFVNADLDKASEDNERNGLVIDAPQGRFGVVQIAGLVARRIVCFAQEGETLGVGDRFGLIRFGSRVDVYMPTHAKPTVAIGSRAIAGETVLADLTTSTPALSFKAG; encoded by the coding sequence ATCGAACGGGCCGCCGGCGACCTCTCGCCGGGGTCCGCGGGTCGGCGCCCTGGTCCGGCTTTCCGCTCGGGCGCGACTGCGCGCGCGCAAGGCGCCAAAGCACGGGAGAGAGATTTCATGTCGGTGATTGATTCCGTTCGCAAATCGCTCGTCCCGGTTCATCCGGAAGGCTATATTTTCATCGCCGGCTTCGCCATCGTCGCTTTCGTCCTCCACTGGCTTTCCCCGACGCTGGGCTGGATCGGCTTCATCGCTACGGCCTGGTGCGTGTACTTCTTCCGCGATCCCCCGCGGGTGACGCCGCTGCGCGAAGGCCTCGTGGTTTCCCCCGCGGACGGCGTGATCTGCTCGATCGGCTTCTTTCTGCCGCCGGCCGAACTCGGACTCGGCGCCGAGCCGATGCAGCGCGTCTCCGTGTTCATGAGCGTCTTCGACTGCCATGTGAATCGCGCCCCCATCACCGGACGCATTGCCCGAATCGCCTACCGCCCCGGCCTCTTCGTCAACGCCGACCTCGACAAGGCCAGCGAAGACAATGAGCGCAACGGGCTCGTCATCGACGCGCCGCAGGGCCGATTCGGCGTCGTGCAGATCGCCGGGCTCGTCGCCCGCCGCATCGTCTGTTTCGCGCAGGAAGGCGAAACCCTCGGCGTCGGAGACCGCTTCGGCCTCATTCGCTTCGGCTCGCGCGTCGACGTCTATATGCCGACCCACGCCAAGCCCACCGTAGCGATAGGTTCGCGCGCCATAGCCGGCGAAACCGTGCTCGCGGACCTCACCACCAGCACGCCCGCGCTCTCCTTCAAGGCGGGCTGA